TTTTGCGCTTTCGGAGCTCACGGCGACGGAAGGCTTTGTCAACGCGTACGAGGGCTTTGCCGAAAAAAAAGCGTGGCGGCCCGAAACGAAATTCGAAATGCGCGGAATACGTGCCGCTCGGGAAATTCGCGAACTTTATTTTTTAAAACGACGATGAGGGTGTATGGACGAACTGTTTGCTTCCGATACGGCGGGTGAACAAAAACGCGCCGCGGATGAGACGCGGAAAAAGCGCATTGCGGAACTCCGAAAATCGATACGGCGCTATCAAAAATCCTATTACGACGGCGAAGGCGAAATAAGCGATGAAGCCTTCGATGCGCTGTGGGATGAGCTGAAGTCTCTCAATCCTTCCGATCCGCTTTTAAAAAAGATCGGACAGGATTCGGGCAATTTCGAAAAAGTCCGCCATATCATGCCGATGGGCAGTCAGGAAAAAGTTGCAAACCCCGAACAGTTTTTAGGCTGGGCGCAAAAGCACGACTACGGCGAATACCTCGTCGAATATAAGCTCGACGGCGCGTCTCTCGAACTGCAATACGAAAAAGGAAATCTCGTGCACGCCGTAACGCGGGGCGACGGGACGATCGGAGACGACATCACGGCGAATGCAAAAAAGATGAAGGGCGTTCTCTTGACGCTTTCGTGTGCGGAAGACTTTACCGGAGCCGTGCGCGGCGAAGTGATTATGACGCACGGCGTTCACCGCGCGAAATACGGCGATAAAGCGAATTGCCGAAACGCTGCGAACGGCATCATGAAACGCAAAGACGGTACGGGAAGCGAAGATTTGGAGATGATCGCATACGACGCGTGGGCGGCCGCAGGAGAGGCTCCGTTTCGGGACGAAGAAGAAAAAATCGCGTGGCTTTCGTCGTGCGGCTTTACCGTCGTGCCGCTTGCGATCTGTAAAACGGCCGATGAAGTCGTCGCATATCGCGCCCGCGTCATGGAAAAGAGAAAATCGCTCGACTACGACATAGACGGGCTTGTCGTCAAAGAGCGGACGATCCGCAGGGACGATGCGGCGAGAGCGCGCCCCGAACGGCAGATCGCGTTCAAGTTCAGTCTCGAAGAAGCGGTGTCCGTCGTCCGCAGCGTCGAATGGAGCAAAAACGGCGGAACCTATACTCCCGTCGCGATTTTCGATCCCGTGGAACTCGCCGGCACGACCGTGCAGCGAGCGAGCCTTGCAAACCCCGATACGATGCGCGCCCTCGGCGTTGCAGTCGGTTCGTCCGTCGTCGTCGTAAAACGGGGAGAGATCATCCCGAAAATCGAAAGCGTCGTTCCGAACGAAAATGCGACGACTCCCGTCGTCTTTCCGAAAACCTGCGAAACCTGCGGCACTCCTCTCGTCGATGAAGGTTCTCGCCTTTTTTGTCCGAACAAGTCGTGTCCCAAGCGCGTGCTGCATCAGCTTTTGAAGTGGGTGCAAATCGTCGATATCCGCGATTTGGGAGAAGCGCTCGTCACTGCTCTTTTCAACGCGGGAAAGCTTTCTTCGATCACCGATATCTATACCCTTACCGTCGATGAGCTCACGCCGTTTTTTTTGAACGAAGAAAGCATCGCCATGGAAAAAGAATCGCTCGGAGCGGCGAAGGTTGTCGCGTCGATCGGAAACAGAAGGCGCCTAAGCCTTTCGGCTTTTATCGCGGGATTCGATATCGAAGGGATAGGGGAGACGATGGCGGAAAAACTCGTCGCCTCAGGCTTCGATACGCTCGAAAAACTTTTGCGGGCATCGGAAGCGGACATTGCAGGCGTGTACGGCTTTGCCGAAAAGACGGCGAAGATTGCGGTCGAAGGGCTTTCCGAAAACTCAAACGAAATGCGCTCCCTCGTTTTGTCGGAGACGATAGCGATCATCGAGCAAAAAGCCGGAGTTTTTGCGGGAAAATCCTTTTGCTTTACCGGAGAGCTTTCGACGATGAAGCGAGCCGATGCGGAAGCTCTCGTGAAAGCGGGGGGCGGCATCTGCAAATCGTCGGTGACAAAAGATTTATCCTATCTCGTTACGAACGATAAAGAAAGCGGATCGTCGAAAAACGCAAAAGCCGCAAAATTCGGCATTCCCGTCATCGACGAAAAAGAATTTATTAAAATGGCGAACGTCGAAACAGCGCGTTAAAGCGAGGCGGTATGGCGAGAGAAAGAACGGCAGGCTATTTCATTTTCAACGCGGTCTTTGCCTCTTTCCTCGCTTTGTTTATCGTGTTTGCCGTCCGCTTTGCAAACTGTTTCGGAGCTGCCGAAAGACTTCCCGGCGTCGAGCGCTATGAAATCATGAGGATTTTACCGTACGGGACGAGCGCCGGCTCCGACGGAGAAACCGTGAGCGCTTCCGTTTCGATACTCGACACGAGCGGCAACGAATGCGCGCGGATCGAGCGTTCGTGGCGGGGTTCCGTTCTCGCCGTCGATTTTAAAAGTGCGGAGTTTTCGGGCAAGCGTTTTTATTTTCCGTGCGAACTCTACGGCAGGGAAATCGTATCGGCTGCTTCTCCCTTTTTCCGTCGTCGCGGCACGGAGCTTTTTCGCTATTACAACGAAAATACGCAGTGTATGCTTTTGGGCGCTTCTTCGACGTTCGAAGGCAGGCGCGATCTGTATTCGCTTGCCCGTTTCGCCTTCTCGCCGTTTTCAGCCTTTGCCGCGGACTTTTCGCGCCGTTATTCGGCGGATCTCTCGCAGTGCAGGGCGGGCGTCTATTACAGCGTCATAGTCGGCACGGACGGAACGCTCAAAATCGAAGCGACGTATTGACGGTGCTATTGCTGTTTCGTATACGCGTAATCGCCGGTAAAAAAGTCCGGAGAGACGGCGCACATATTGAGCCGCACTTCCCAGTGCAGATGCGGACCCGTCGCAAGCCCCGTTTTACCCGAAAGCCCGAGCACATCTCCCTGTTTGACGCTTTGTCCCTCTTTGACGTTTAAAGCGCTCAAGTGATAGTAGAGACTGTATAGACCCGGTGCGTGGGCGATGACGACGCTGTAGCCGGTCGTAATGCGATTTTCCGCCATGACGACTTTTCCGTCGGCGCAGGCGGCGATACTGGTACCTTCGGGAACTCCGTAGTCGATGCCGTAGTGAGCCGATGCCGCCGATTTTCCGTCCGTATAGCGGTACACGCGCCGGTCGCCGAAAAGCGATGTTCTCCTCGTGTCCGCCGCGACGGGCGGCACGAAAGGCTTTATCGTGTAGACGTCGGAGAGGATAACCGTTTCCAAAAGCGCATTCAGCTTTTCGCTCTGTGCGATGCGCTCGGGACTCGTATTCGTTCTGATCCCCGTGTTCCGCGCGTCGAGCGCTATCGTTTCACTGTTAAAGTCTTTTTTAATAACAGTGATCGGAAGCGTAAACTCTTCGGCGTCCGCACCGAAGGCGCTGTAGACGACTTTGATCGCATACGCTCCGTTGGAAACCCATATCGAAATCGGTACGTAGGCTAAAAGTTCCTGTACGCTTTGCCGCTTTGCTTTTTGATTGATATAAAAAAATTGCGCCGAATCGATCTTTTTCGTTTCGGTACGGAGTTCCGCTTGAGCTACCGTATCCTTGACGGCGCGCTTCCGCTCTTTTCCCCGAAGGGTCATCCGAACGACGATAGCGTCTCCCGGCTCGGCTTTCGAATTGTATTCGACGCCGACCGTACACGCGCTTCCTTCGAACGAAGCCGTATCCGCTGATGTATACGACGCGCAGAGAGCTGCAAAAATCGCGATACAAAAAAATTTCGAAAAAATTGCCAGAGGTGAGTTTTTCGAGATGCCCTTAAACTTATACATGTCCGTGTCCTCCCGACCGAACGAAATCGGTGATTATCATTTGCGGCGTTACCGCGCCGTTGAACGTATTTCTGTTCATCGAATACAAAACGTCGAGTACATCGCCCTTGTTGAAGTCGCGCCCGAGCCGCTCTCCTTCGCCCCAAAAGAGCGCGGGGAATTTATATTTTCCGCAGTCGAACGTGATTTTCAAGTGCCGCCGTTCGCTTTTGCCGACGAGGGTCGCATCGGTTACGGGAAGCGCTTTCGACAAAAAGACGATTTCGCGATTGCCCTCACCGAAGGGTTCGAACGCATCGACAACCGAGAGGATTGCGGGCGAAAGGTAGGGCGCGGGAAGTTCCGCATCCACGTCGAGGGTATCCGATTCCGGATCGAGGACAATGTGCAAGGCTGCAGTTTTGAGCCTTTCGGTAAAGAGCGGAAGTTTTTCTTTCGGAAACGAAAAGCCCGCCGCGCAGTTATGCCCGCCGTAGCTTATAAAGATATCGCCGAGAGAGGCGAGGAAGTCCGTCGCATTGAGGCCGCGGCAGCTTCGCATGGAGCCTACGGCAACGTCTCCGTCGATAAAGGTGATGACGATCGCAGGCGTTTTGTATTTTGCCATGAGGCGCGAAGCGAGGATACCCGTAACGCCCTTATTTATCCGCTCGTCGACGACGACGCAGAGTTTTTTTCCGCAGCGCTCGAAGCTCTCTTCCGCTTGGATTGCCGTAACGCTCGCCGCATCTCCGACAAAGGCTTTTCTCTTTTCGTTGAGAGCGATGATCTCTTCGGCTCTTTTTTCACGCACGTCGGCATCGGGCGAGATGAGCATTTCGAGGGCGGCATTCGACTCGCCCATGCGGCCTGCGGCGTTGAGAGCGGGGATGACCGTCCACGACAGATCGGAAGAGCTTATCTTTTTTCCCGCGACGGAAAGACGCGAAAACAATTCGACAAGACCCGGCCGCACCTTTCCTTCGTTTATCGCGTCCAGTCCCGCTTTGACGAGGATTCTGTTTTCGTCTTTCAGCGGCATAATATCGGCGATAGCGGCGACGGCGACGAGTTCGAGATCGTTTTGCCGGTCGGCAAGTATTTGCTTCGTTTCGATTTTTTTTTCGGCAAAGCTTACGAATATATTGTAAAAGCCGTCGATTTCGCTTATCGGATGCGCGCTGTATTTTGCGATGCGCGAAGCGTCTTTCGCTGCAAGGAGACTCATGCGCGAAAGAGAGGGGATGAGCTTTGAAACTTCCGGACGGAGGTCTGCCGTATTGAATTCGACACCGCGTCCGAATATGTCCGATAGCTGCTTTTTGACCGCTTCTTCGTTCCACGTAAATATCTGCGCACCTTTCAAAAATTCGGGAAGTTTCGTTTGCGCTATCGATATGCCCCCGCCCCTTATGTGCTCCGAAAGGGATGCCGTGCGGACGAGGTTTCGCACTTTTACGCAGTCGATGTATACGCCTTCCGTTTCTGCAGGCCTCACATTCAAAAGCGCGATTTCCGCTTTGTACAATTCCGATTCGCTGAAGCGGAGCGCTTCGACGAGCTTGTACGAAACCGCCGCGCCCGAAATATCGGCAAAGGGATAGCCCGAATCTTTTACTTTCGGATCGAGAATCGCACAGGCATCGGGAAGCGTTTCGGGCGGATTGTGGTGATCGGTGACGATGACGTCGATACCGAGTTCTCTCGCGTGCGCGATTTCGGCCGCGTTTGAAATACCGCAGTCGACC
This Treponema socranskii subsp. buccale DNA region includes the following protein-coding sequences:
- the ligA gene encoding NAD-dependent DNA ligase LigA; the protein is MDELFASDTAGEQKRAADETRKKRIAELRKSIRRYQKSYYDGEGEISDEAFDALWDELKSLNPSDPLLKKIGQDSGNFEKVRHIMPMGSQEKVANPEQFLGWAQKHDYGEYLVEYKLDGASLELQYEKGNLVHAVTRGDGTIGDDITANAKKMKGVLLTLSCAEDFTGAVRGEVIMTHGVHRAKYGDKANCRNAANGIMKRKDGTGSEDLEMIAYDAWAAAGEAPFRDEEEKIAWLSSCGFTVVPLAICKTADEVVAYRARVMEKRKSLDYDIDGLVVKERTIRRDDAARARPERQIAFKFSLEEAVSVVRSVEWSKNGGTYTPVAIFDPVELAGTTVQRASLANPDTMRALGVAVGSSVVVVKRGEIIPKIESVVPNENATTPVVFPKTCETCGTPLVDEGSRLFCPNKSCPKRVLHQLLKWVQIVDIRDLGEALVTALFNAGKLSSITDIYTLTVDELTPFFLNEESIAMEKESLGAAKVVASIGNRRRLSLSAFIAGFDIEGIGETMAEKLVASGFDTLEKLLRASEADIAGVYGFAEKTAKIAVEGLSENSNEMRSLVLSETIAIIEQKAGVFAGKSFCFTGELSTMKRADAEALVKAGGGICKSSVTKDLSYLVTNDKESGSSKNAKAAKFGIPVIDEKEFIKMANVETAR
- a CDS encoding M23 family metallopeptidase; this encodes MYKFKGISKNSPLAIFSKFFCIAIFAALCASYTSADTASFEGSACTVGVEYNSKAEPGDAIVVRMTLRGKERKRAVKDTVAQAELRTETKKIDSAQFFYINQKAKRQSVQELLAYVPISIWVSNGAYAIKVVYSAFGADAEEFTLPITVIKKDFNSETIALDARNTGIRTNTSPERIAQSEKLNALLETVILSDVYTIKPFVPPVAADTRRTSLFGDRRVYRYTDGKSAASAHYGIDYGVPEGTSIAACADGKVVMAENRITTGYSVVIAHAPGLYSLYYHLSALNVKEGQSVKQGDVLGLSGKTGLATGPHLHWEVRLNMCAVSPDFFTGDYAYTKQQ
- the recJ gene encoding single-stranded-DNA-specific exonuclease RecJ, with translation MEKILKEWRKKEVSREAVKALCDLYGVDALTASIMVRRGITQANDVLYFKESDLRFLHNPFLFSNMEDAVDRITSAKEEGEKILIFGDRDVDGVSATAILYTYLQKSGYDVSWRLPVGDDAYGLSMQAVDDFAKDYGSLIITVDCGISNAAEIAHARELGIDVIVTDHHNPPETLPDACAILDPKVKDSGYPFADISGAAVSYKLVEALRFSESELYKAEIALLNVRPAETEGVYIDCVKVRNLVRTASLSEHIRGGGISIAQTKLPEFLKGAQIFTWNEEAVKKQLSDIFGRGVEFNTADLRPEVSKLIPSLSRMSLLAAKDASRIAKYSAHPISEIDGFYNIFVSFAEKKIETKQILADRQNDLELVAVAAIADIMPLKDENRILVKAGLDAINEGKVRPGLVELFSRLSVAGKKISSSDLSWTVIPALNAAGRMGESNAALEMLISPDADVREKRAEEIIALNEKRKAFVGDAASVTAIQAEESFERCGKKLCVVVDERINKGVTGILASRLMAKYKTPAIVITFIDGDVAVGSMRSCRGLNATDFLASLGDIFISYGGHNCAAGFSFPKEKLPLFTERLKTAALHIVLDPESDTLDVDAELPAPYLSPAILSVVDAFEPFGEGNREIVFLSKALPVTDATLVGKSERRHLKITFDCGKYKFPALFWGEGERLGRDFNKGDVLDVLYSMNRNTFNGAVTPQMIITDFVRSGGHGHV